The Anabaena sphaerica FACHB-251 nucleotide sequence GCTTTGTTGCTATTCGCCAAGGAATTGATGTCAAATCAATTACACTATTTATATTTGGTGGACTGGCAAGCTTAGAAAAAGAATCGCCAACTCCAGGAGCAGCTTTTTGGGTAGCTATTGCAGGTCCCATAGTTAGTTTGATGCTATTTGCTACAGCGACCGCAGTTGGTATTGCGACTGCTGCATCTGGACCATTGGCTGCTATCCTTGGTCTACTAGCTTCTGTTAATTTGACATTAGCTCTGTTTAACCTCATTCCTGGCTTGCCTTTGGACGGAGGAAATATACTTAAAGCAATAGTTTGGAAAATCACTGGTAAATCCTATAAAGGAGTGGTTGTTGCCAGCCGAATTGGACAAATCTTTGGTTGGTTGGCGATCGCCTCTGGTTTAATTCCTCTACTATTGTTTGGTAGTTTTGCTAACTTCTGGAACTTGTTAATTGGCTTCTTTTTACTACAAAATGCTGGTAATGCTGCCCAATTTGCTAGAGTGCAAGAAAAACTCACAGGTTTAACAGCAGCGGATGCTGTAAATAACGATAGCCCAATTGTCAAAGCGAATTTGAGTTTAAGAGAGTTTGCAGATCAACGGCTTTTAAATGCTCAAGAATACCGTCGTTTCTTGGTGACAGACGAACAAGGACAATTGTTAGGAGCGATATCAGTTGATGACTTGCGAACTATCCCGAATATATTGTGGGCAGAAACTCAAGTTATCAAAGTGATGAAACCAATCGAGCAGTCTACCACTGTACAATCGGATCAACCGTTGCTAGAAGTAGTACAGTTACTCGAAACACAAAAATTATCCGCACTGACTGTAATTCGTGACAATGGGTTGTTAGTCGGAATTTTAGAAAAAGCTGCAATTATCA carries:
- a CDS encoding site-2 protease family protein produces the protein MNSTIRVGNLFGIPFYVHPSWFLVLGLVTWSYSSGLATQFPQLGGGLPLVLGLITALLLFGSVVAHELGHSFVAIRQGIDVKSITLFIFGGLASLEKESPTPGAAFWVAIAGPIVSLMLFATATAVGIATAASGPLAAILGLLASVNLTLALFNLIPGLPLDGGNILKAIVWKITGKSYKGVVVASRIGQIFGWLAIASGLIPLLLFGSFANFWNLLIGFFLLQNAGNAAQFARVQEKLTGLTAADAVNNDSPIVKANLSLREFADQRLLNAQEYRRFLVTDEQGQLLGAISVDDLRTIPNILWAETQVIKVMKPIEQSTTVQSDQPLLEVVQLLETQKLSALTVIRDNGLLVGILEKAAIINLLQNKVQTKFA